One genomic segment of Erythrolamprus reginae isolate rEryReg1 chromosome 2, rEryReg1.hap1, whole genome shotgun sequence includes these proteins:
- the PSMB8 gene encoding proteasome subunit beta type-8, translated as MALLDVCGLKRGAWDFPLAGRGLAAAAGPLEGLSHYAFGAREPQMAVLPEMQPTEIMKSLSETSGSQFEPVHGTTTLAFTFQHGVIVATDSRASAGTYICSLLCNKVIEINPYLLGTMSGCAADCQYWERLLAKYCRLYFLRNKERISVSAASKLLANMLTEYRGMGLSVGSMVCGWDKKGPGLYYIDDNGARLKGPLFSTGSGNSYAYGVLDSGHRPDLSVEEAYDLGRKAISYATHRDCYSGGVVNMYHMKEDGWIRVGRTDVSDLLHQYSEEKK; from the exons ATGGCGCTGCTGGATGTTTGCGGACTCAAGCGCGGCGCCTGGGACTTCCCTCTGGCCGGACGGgggctcgccgccgccgccggacCTCTCGAAGGGCTCTCGCACTACGCTTTCGGGGCGCGGGAGCCCCAGATGGCGGTGCTCCCGGAGATGCAG ccCACCGAAATCATGAAGAGCCTCTCGGAGACCAGCGGCTCCCAGTTCGAGCCGGTCCACGGCACCACCACCCTGGCCTTCACCTTCCAGCATGGAGTCATCGTGGCCACCGATTCCCGCGCCTCGGCCGGCACATACATCT GTAGTTTGCTATGCAACAAGGTGATTGAAATCAATCCTTACCTGCTGGGCACCATGTCTGGATGTGCGGCCGATTGCCAATATTGGGAGCGTCTCCTGGCCAAATATTGCAG ACTGTACTTCCTTCGGAACAAGGAACGGATCAGCGTCTCGGCTGCCTCCAAGCTCTTGGCCAACATGCTGACTGAATACCGGGGCATGGGTCTCTCAGTGGGCAGTATGGTGTGCGGATGGGACAAGAAG GGCCCTGGCCTCTACTACATTGATGACAACGGAGCCCGGCTGAAAGGCCCCCTTTTTTCCACCGGAAGCGGAAACTCATACGCCTACGGAGTGCTGGACAGCGGGCACAGGCCCGACCTGAGCGTGGAAGAGGCCTACGACCTCGGCCGAAAGGCCATCAGCTATGCCACCCATCGGGATTGCTACTCAGGCGGAGTAGTAAACA TGTATCACATGAAGGAAGATGGCTGGATCAGGGTCGGGCGGACGGATGTCAGTGACCTGCTCCACCAGTATTCGGAGGAGAAGAAGTGA